One Thiohalomonas denitrificans DNA segment encodes these proteins:
- the rbbA gene encoding ribosome-associated ATPase/putative transporter RbbA, producing the protein MGEAVGARNLSHRYRGTAALADLDLSIPAGSLMGVIGPDGVGKSTLLSLIAGARKLQEGTLRVLNGDIRSRTHRTAIQSRVAYMPQGLGRNLYLNLSIFENIDFFGRLFGQGRVERQWRIEELLAATGLSPFRDRPAGKLSGGMKQKLGLCCALIHDPDLLILDEPTTGFDPLSRHQFWELIAELRTRRRGMTILVATASLEEARALEQVVVMDSGRILAEGRLNELMAQTAAESLDELFIRLLPEERRKTHKVLSMPDRWCRPGAPAAIAAEGLTRRFGDFTAVDHVSFNIGCGEIFGFLGSNGCGKTTTMKMLTGLLPLTEGKAWLYDKPVDASDIENRRHIGYMSQDFSLYRELTVRQNLTMHARLFHLPTEQIPSRVEQLVERFELSPYLDKFAGSLPMGIRQRLSLAVAIIHRPEILILDEPTSGVDPMARDSFWELLLDLSRNQGVTIFVSTHFMDEAARCDRISLMHAGRVLAIGSPDELKREKDATTLEEAFVGYLKEAAPEAGPIPETKTKAATANAVARPKTGTSVLARLFDIRRTYAYGRREALELLRDPVRLVFALFGTVVLMIAFGYGISLDVEDLPFAVLDQDRTPESRAYIENISSSRYFNEQESIRTSKELDRRMRIGELALAIEIPEGFGRYLRRGTFTQAAAWVDGTNPFRAETIRGYTQRLHERFLKELAAERGTVESLPVDVETRFFYNEDFQSVAAMVPGVIGFLLIVIPALLTALGVVREKELGSITNLYVTPVTRLEFLLGKQLPYILLAMINYAVLVLMAVTIFGVPFKGSLAALTLAALLYVTAATGIGILVSSFTNSQIAALFAAGILTLLPATNFSGLIDPVHSLQGPARFIGEHYPTTYFIEASVGAFSKGLGLSGLLPFIQVLAVMAPLFTLLGLLFLRKQER; encoded by the coding sequence ATGGGCGAGGCGGTCGGGGCCAGGAACTTGAGCCACCGGTACCGCGGTACCGCGGCCCTCGCGGATCTTGATTTGAGCATCCCGGCCGGGAGCCTTATGGGTGTAATCGGTCCGGATGGCGTCGGAAAATCCACGCTACTCTCGCTGATTGCGGGCGCGCGCAAGCTACAAGAAGGAACCCTTCGGGTTCTAAATGGGGATATTCGCAGCCGTACCCATCGCACTGCCATTCAGTCCCGCGTCGCCTATATGCCCCAGGGACTTGGACGCAACCTCTATCTCAACCTCTCGATTTTCGAAAATATCGACTTCTTTGGCCGTCTGTTCGGCCAGGGACGCGTCGAACGGCAGTGGCGGATCGAAGAGCTCCTTGCCGCGACCGGCCTGAGCCCTTTCCGTGATCGGCCTGCCGGAAAGCTCTCCGGCGGCATGAAACAGAAGCTCGGGCTCTGTTGCGCCCTCATCCATGATCCCGACCTGCTCATTCTGGATGAACCCACCACCGGCTTCGATCCTCTCTCCCGCCACCAGTTCTGGGAGCTCATCGCGGAGCTCCGAACTCGCCGCCGGGGCATGACCATTCTGGTGGCGACAGCCTCCCTGGAGGAGGCCAGGGCCCTCGAACAGGTCGTCGTCATGGACTCGGGACGCATCCTTGCAGAGGGCCGCCTGAACGAACTGATGGCGCAAACCGCCGCCGAGAGCCTGGATGAGTTATTCATCCGCCTGCTGCCGGAGGAACGCCGAAAAACACACAAGGTGCTTTCGATGCCGGATCGCTGGTGCCGGCCCGGCGCCCCCGCCGCCATTGCCGCCGAAGGGCTCACTCGCCGTTTCGGTGACTTCACCGCGGTGGACCACGTCTCCTTCAATATCGGGTGCGGCGAGATTTTCGGCTTTCTCGGCTCCAACGGCTGCGGCAAGACCACCACGATGAAGATGCTCACCGGACTGCTGCCATTGACCGAAGGCAAGGCGTGGTTGTACGACAAACCGGTCGACGCCAGTGACATCGAGAACCGCCGGCACATCGGCTACATGTCACAGGATTTTTCGCTCTATCGTGAACTGACCGTGCGGCAGAATCTGACCATGCATGCGCGGCTGTTTCACCTGCCCACTGAGCAGATCCCATCGCGTGTCGAGCAACTGGTTGAGCGCTTCGAGCTTTCCCCCTATCTCGACAAGTTTGCCGGGTCGCTACCGATGGGGATACGCCAACGCCTCTCCCTCGCCGTTGCGATCATTCACCGACCGGAAATCCTCATCCTTGACGAACCCACCTCCGGTGTCGACCCGATGGCGAGGGACAGCTTTTGGGAGCTGCTGCTCGACCTCTCGCGAAACCAAGGGGTCACTATCTTCGTCTCCACCCACTTCATGGACGAGGCGGCCCGTTGCGATCGTATATCCCTGATGCACGCCGGCCGGGTGCTCGCGATCGGCAGCCCGGATGAATTGAAACGGGAAAAGGACGCGACAACGCTCGAAGAGGCCTTTGTGGGCTATCTCAAAGAGGCTGCGCCGGAGGCCGGTCCGATACCGGAGACCAAAACAAAAGCGGCCACCGCGAACGCCGTGGCACGGCCAAAAACCGGTACATCGGTGCTCGCCCGCCTGTTCGACATAAGGCGGACCTATGCTTACGGGCGTCGTGAAGCCCTCGAACTGCTCCGCGATCCGGTCCGGCTGGTATTCGCCCTGTTCGGTACCGTTGTTCTGATGATTGCTTTCGGCTACGGCATCAGCCTCGATGTCGAGGATTTGCCATTTGCGGTGTTGGACCAGGACCGAACGCCCGAGAGCCGCGCCTATATCGAGAACATATCCAGCTCCCGCTACTTCAATGAGCAGGAGTCGATCCGAACCAGCAAAGAACTCGACCGACGCATGCGTATCGGCGAACTGGCATTGGCCATCGAAATCCCGGAAGGTTTCGGCCGGTATTTGCGCCGGGGCACCTTTACACAGGCGGCAGCATGGGTCGACGGGACCAATCCGTTCCGGGCTGAAACGATTCGGGGCTATACGCAAAGGCTGCATGAGCGCTTCCTGAAAGAGCTGGCGGCAGAGAGAGGCACGGTCGAGTCGCTACCTGTCGATGTGGAGACCCGGTTTTTTTATAACGAGGATTTTCAGAGCGTTGCTGCCATGGTGCCCGGGGTAATCGGGTTCCTCCTTATCGTTATTCCCGCTCTGCTTACGGCACTCGGCGTCGTTCGAGAGAAGGAGTTGGGATCGATCACCAATCTTTACGTTACGCCGGTCACCCGCCTCGAATTCCTGCTTGGCAAACAGCTCCCTTATATATTGCTGGCGATGATTAATTACGCGGTTCTGGTGTTGATGGCAGTCACCATTTTCGGCGTACCTTTCAAAGGGAGCTTGGCCGCTCTGACGCTAGCCGCTCTGCTCTATGTCACCGCAGCTACCGGAATCGGCATCCTGGTCTCCTCCTTCACCAACTCGCAGATAGCGGCGCTTTTTGCTGCCGGTATCCTCACGTTACTCCCTGCAACTAACTTCTCGGGGCTCATCGATCCCGTTCATTCACTCCAGGGTCCGGCGCGATTTATCGGCGAGCATTACCCGACCACCTACTTTATCGAAGCCAGTGTCGGGGCGTTCAGTAAAGGCCTGGGATTGAGCGGCCTGCTGCCCTTCATCCAGGTGCTTGCCGTCATGGCGCCCCTTTTCACCCTGCTGGGCCTGCTGTTTCTGCGAAAACAGGAGCGCTGA
- a CDS encoding HlyD family secretion protein, protein MFRSRRRWLITASVALFFLLAFILTVKWVGRPDLPEGIASANGRLEATQVDIATKNAGRLSEVLVSEGDNVRKAQVVARMDVTSLEANLRQAQAEFQEAVQAMYAARAKVAQEESAVEFAAAEFSRNQDLLNQQLIPQQQADLARSRLRSERAALAAARASVSQAEASIAAAQAKIDAIQAELDDSILKSPITARVLYRLAEPGEVLPVGGKVLTLIDRKDIYMTAFFPTQQAGQTGVGSEARIVLDARPEVPLPARISFISPEAQFTPKEVETESEREKLVFRVRAHVDPSLIEERLGGIATGVPGTLHVRVEPLTAWPEHLQPLAAED, encoded by the coding sequence ATGTTCCGTTCCAGGCGAAGATGGCTGATCACCGCGTCTGTCGCACTCTTTTTCCTGCTCGCTTTCATCCTCACCGTTAAGTGGGTCGGGCGTCCCGATCTACCCGAGGGAATTGCCTCGGCCAATGGACGTCTGGAGGCGACACAAGTTGATATCGCCACCAAGAATGCTGGACGCCTGAGCGAAGTACTGGTATCCGAGGGCGATAACGTCCGAAAGGCCCAGGTGGTTGCCCGGATGGATGTGACCAGTTTGGAGGCGAACCTTCGCCAGGCTCAGGCCGAATTCCAGGAAGCCGTGCAGGCCATGTACGCCGCCAGAGCCAAGGTTGCGCAGGAGGAGAGCGCCGTTGAATTTGCGGCCGCCGAGTTCAGCCGCAACCAGGACCTGCTCAACCAGCAGCTCATTCCCCAGCAGCAAGCCGATTTGGCCCGTAGTCGGCTGCGAAGCGAAAGGGCTGCACTAGCTGCCGCCCGAGCCTCTGTAAGCCAAGCCGAGGCTTCCATCGCGGCGGCCCAGGCAAAAATCGACGCGATCCAGGCCGAACTGGACGACAGCATCCTCAAGTCTCCCATCACGGCACGCGTTCTTTATCGCTTGGCCGAACCGGGTGAAGTCCTTCCCGTTGGCGGGAAGGTTTTGACGCTCATCGATCGCAAAGATATCTATATGACCGCATTTTTCCCCACTCAACAGGCTGGCCAGACAGGCGTCGGTTCGGAAGCACGCATCGTGCTGGATGCCCGCCCCGAGGTACCGCTGCCCGCCCGTATATCGTTTATCTCTCCGGAGGCCCAATTCACACCGAAGGAGGTGGAAACCGAAAGCGAGCGCGAGAAGCTTGTGTTCCGGGTCAGGGCTCATGTGGACCCGAGTCTGATCGAGGAGCGTCTGGGAGGCATAGCAACCGGTGTCCCCGGTACGCTCCATGTGCGTGTCGAACCACTCACCGCATGGCCGGAGCACCTACAGCCACTTGCCGCTGAAGATTGA